The following are from one region of the Streptomyces tuirus genome:
- a CDS encoding TetR/AcrR family transcriptional regulator has product MQTASPVTRKAPRPRADALRNRERIVTAAREMFVEHGPEVPLDEIARRAGVGNATVYRNFPDRDALVREVVCSVMDRTAAAAEAALTETGDAFEALERFVHAAADERISALCPMVSSTFDKHHPDLEAARERVERLVAEVMDRARTAGQLRSDVDVGDVMIAVAQLSRPPAGTDCFRADRFVHRHLQLFLDGLRAPASSSLPGTPVTLEDLRRP; this is encoded by the coding sequence GTGCAGACCGCCAGCCCCGTCACGCGCAAGGCGCCCCGGCCTCGCGCCGACGCCCTGCGCAACCGGGAGCGGATCGTCACCGCCGCCCGGGAGATGTTCGTCGAGCACGGCCCCGAGGTGCCGCTCGACGAGATCGCCCGCCGGGCCGGCGTCGGCAATGCCACGGTGTACCGCAACTTCCCGGACCGCGACGCGCTCGTCCGTGAGGTCGTCTGCTCCGTCATGGACCGTACGGCCGCCGCCGCCGAGGCCGCGCTCACCGAGACCGGCGACGCGTTCGAGGCGCTGGAGCGCTTCGTGCACGCCGCGGCCGACGAGCGGATCAGCGCGCTGTGCCCGATGGTCTCCAGCACGTTCGACAAGCACCACCCGGATCTGGAGGCCGCGCGCGAACGGGTCGAGCGACTGGTCGCGGAGGTCATGGACCGTGCCAGGACGGCCGGGCAGCTCCGGTCCGACGTGGACGTCGGGGACGTCATGATCGCCGTGGCCCAGCTCAGCCGGCCCCCGGCCGGTACGGACTGCTTCCGCGCCGACCGCTTCGTCCACCGCCATCTCCAGCTGTTCCTGGACGGGTTGCGCGCTCCGGCGTCCTCCAGCCTCCCGGGCACGCCGGTGACTCTGGAGGACCTGCGCCGACCCTGA
- a CDS encoding M6 family metalloprotease domain-containing protein, which yields MQPRPRRPHPDGTGPPGGRIPRRRLAALACVTALTFTVSTSAGTGRLSPGTSTAGAGPITLSHTAEHGPCMIRGAREVQMSEGIPTSTGYSRSTGTVRALTLMVDFSDAPGQGDAQDRYHEFFPQTREWFRTSSYGRLDYRPETPIPGWLRMPKSFREYGIERGAPFDPGYRALVQDLVSAADPKVDFRAYDLLNVLVTPNAGPSALDTVLSVTFAGNPEAPRADGVPVANASFVYSRQDDGSGSYDRTGYRVLPHENGHVFGLPDLYTAEGGGAVGHWDIMSEDWGANNDFLGWHKWKLGWLDAAQVHCAASRGTTEYTLTPLALAGGSKLVFVPLDSRTGYALELRTRAGNDEAVCRPGVLIYKVDAEVDTGMGPVTVQDARRDSGGCTRAPNVHAELSDAPFTPGETFRDAANGITIEVAGVGAGAAGAGVEGGYRVRVTRE from the coding sequence ATACAGCCACGGCCCCGGCGCCCCCACCCGGACGGCACGGGTCCGCCCGGCGGCCGGATACCCAGGCGCCGGCTGGCCGCGCTGGCCTGCGTGACCGCCCTGACCTTCACGGTCAGCACCTCGGCCGGAACGGGCCGTCTCTCCCCGGGCACCAGTACGGCGGGCGCGGGCCCGATCACCCTCTCCCACACCGCCGAGCACGGCCCCTGCATGATCCGCGGCGCCCGCGAGGTCCAGATGTCCGAGGGCATCCCCACCTCCACCGGCTACAGCCGCTCCACCGGCACCGTCCGCGCCCTCACCCTGATGGTCGACTTCTCCGACGCCCCCGGCCAGGGCGACGCCCAGGACCGCTACCACGAGTTCTTTCCGCAGACCCGCGAGTGGTTCCGCACCAGCTCCTACGGCCGTCTCGACTACCGCCCCGAGACCCCCATCCCTGGGTGGCTGCGGATGCCGAAGTCCTTCCGGGAGTACGGCATAGAGCGCGGGGCCCCGTTCGACCCCGGCTACCGCGCGCTGGTCCAGGACCTCGTGTCCGCGGCCGACCCGAAGGTGGACTTCCGCGCGTACGACCTGCTGAACGTCCTGGTGACCCCCAACGCCGGCCCCTCCGCCCTGGACACCGTCCTGTCCGTCACCTTCGCCGGCAACCCGGAGGCACCCAGGGCCGACGGCGTACCCGTGGCCAACGCCTCGTTCGTCTACTCCCGCCAGGACGACGGCTCGGGCTCCTACGACCGCACCGGCTACCGCGTCCTCCCCCACGAGAACGGCCACGTCTTCGGCCTGCCCGACCTGTACACCGCGGAGGGCGGGGGCGCGGTCGGCCACTGGGACATCATGAGCGAGGACTGGGGCGCCAACAACGACTTCCTCGGCTGGCACAAGTGGAAGCTGGGCTGGCTCGACGCCGCCCAGGTCCACTGCGCGGCGTCCCGCGGCACCACGGAGTACACCCTGACGCCCCTGGCGCTCGCCGGCGGCTCCAAGCTCGTCTTCGTCCCCCTGGACAGCAGAACCGGCTACGCCCTCGAACTGCGCACCCGCGCCGGCAACGACGAGGCCGTCTGCCGTCCCGGCGTCCTGATCTACAAGGTCGACGCCGAGGTGGACACGGGCATGGGCCCGGTCACCGTCCAGGACGCCCGCCGTGACAGCGGCGGCTGCACGCGCGCGCCGAACGTCCACGCGGAGCTGTCGGACGCGCCGTTCACGCCCGGGGAGACGTTCCGCGACGCGGCGAACGGCATCACGATCGAGGTCGCGGGCGTGGGGGCGGGGGCGGCGGGAGCGGGTGTGGAGGGGGGTTACCGGGTGCGGGTGACGAGGGAGTAG
- a CDS encoding IclR family transcriptional regulator domain-containing protein: protein MPAKRTPETPEGSTPPAAEKAPQRVGETTGSTTRRGDRAVGTAVSGAEGGAPAEAVTPLIRGIAVLRELTEAGGTLSLSGLERASGLARSTVDRITATLARMGYVRFDGRDVHLSPRLMELGNAYMSALRLPALLAPHAEALADELDESVSLAVADRDGIRFIHQATRRRAMSLSFRIGDLLPAERTAPGPLFATQWTAADWQRWRERRAADPRDLSFTAVPPRTYEGDAEDDETFEHRTREASTHGWSLDDQLIEPGLVAISVPVRSPGPGGRIASVASVVSHTSRHTARNLRTTLLPKLRSAVRAMERELHAAPPTEPGPPPSDLALWTGASKQQLGREFIESLARGLTILTAFGEGRPELTLTDVSQATGLARATARRALITYEHLGLVAAAGRTFSLTPRVLSLGFPPLSRTSLPEIAQPHLADLTSRIHESTSLAVLSDSGEEIQYTARVSTARVMSVNITVGTRLPAYATALGRVLLADAPEGIRGAEDLPALTAHTISDKQTLAQALASVRTQGYALVDEELEEGLRSIAVPIRDRSGRVVAALNTAMHASRRTPSECVTDLVPELTATAARIQTDLHTAARFTHVPLT from the coding sequence ATGCCAGCGAAGCGCACGCCCGAGACCCCGGAGGGGTCCACCCCACCGGCCGCCGAGAAGGCGCCGCAACGGGTCGGGGAAACGACCGGGTCGACCACGCGGAGGGGTGACCGGGCCGTTGGGACGGCAGTCTCGGGCGCGGAGGGAGGAGCCCCCGCGGAGGCGGTCACTCCCCTGATCCGCGGCATCGCGGTGCTGCGGGAGCTGACGGAGGCGGGCGGCACGCTGAGCCTGAGCGGCCTGGAACGCGCGAGCGGCCTGGCCCGCTCCACGGTCGACCGCATCACGGCCACGCTCGCCCGCATGGGCTACGTCCGTTTCGACGGCCGGGACGTCCACCTGTCCCCCCGCCTGATGGAACTGGGCAACGCCTACATGTCGGCCCTGCGCCTGCCCGCCCTGCTCGCCCCGCATGCGGAGGCCCTGGCCGACGAACTGGACGAGTCGGTCTCCCTGGCGGTCGCCGACCGCGACGGCATCCGCTTCATCCACCAGGCGACCCGCCGCCGCGCGATGTCCCTCAGCTTCCGCATCGGCGACCTGCTCCCCGCTGAACGCACCGCCCCCGGCCCGCTGTTCGCGACCCAGTGGACGGCAGCGGACTGGCAACGCTGGCGTGAGCGCAGGGCGGCGGACCCGAGGGACCTGTCCTTCACGGCCGTACCGCCCCGCACGTACGAAGGGGACGCGGAGGACGACGAGACGTTCGAACACCGCACGCGGGAGGCGTCGACGCACGGCTGGTCGCTGGACGACCAGCTCATCGAGCCGGGCTTGGTGGCGATCTCGGTACCGGTCCGCTCCCCCGGCCCGGGCGGCCGGATCGCGAGCGTGGCGAGCGTGGTCAGCCACACGAGCCGCCACACCGCGCGCAACCTGCGGACGACCCTGCTGCCGAAGTTGCGGTCCGCGGTGCGGGCGATGGAACGCGAACTCCACGCCGCCCCGCCCACCGAGCCCGGCCCGCCCCCGTCGGACCTGGCCCTGTGGACCGGCGCGTCCAAGCAGCAACTGGGCCGCGAGTTCATCGAGTCCCTGGCCCGGGGCCTGACGATCCTCACGGCCTTCGGCGAGGGCAGGCCGGAGCTGACCCTCACGGACGTGTCCCAGGCGACGGGCCTGGCCCGGGCGACGGCCCGCCGGGCCCTGATCACCTACGAGCACCTGGGCCTGGTGGCCGCGGCAGGCCGCACCTTCTCCCTCACCCCCCGGGTCCTCTCCCTCGGCTTCCCTCCCCTGTCCCGCACGTCCCTCCCCGAGATCGCCCAGCCCCACCTGGCCGACCTGACGTCCCGCATCCACGAGTCGACGTCACTGGCGGTGCTGTCGGACTCCGGCGAGGAGATCCAGTACACGGCCCGGGTGTCGACGGCCCGGGTGATGAGCGTGAACATCACGGTCGGCACGCGGCTGCCGGCGTACGCGACGGCACTGGGCAGGGTGCTGCTGGCGGACGCACCCGAGGGAATCCGGGGGGCCGAGGACCTCCCGGCGCTGACGGCCCACACGATCTCTGACAAGCAGACGCTGGCGCAGGCCCTGGCCTCGGTCCGCACGCAGGGCTACGCCCTGGTGGACGAGGAACTGGAAGAGGGCCTCCGCTCGATCGCGGTCCCGATCCGCGACCGCTCGGGCCGGGTGGTGGCGGCCCTGAACACGGCGATGCACGCGAGCCGCCGCACCCCGAGTGAGTGCGTGACGGACCTGGTCCCCGAACTGACGGCCACGGCGGCCCGCATCCAGACAGACCTCCACACAGCGGCCCGCTTCACCCACGTCCCCCTGACCTGA